One genomic region from Drosophila subpulchrella strain 33 F10 #4 breed RU33 chromosome 2R, RU_Dsub_v1.1 Primary Assembly, whole genome shotgun sequence encodes:
- the LOC119550107 gene encoding N-alpha-acetyltransferase 20-like isoform X2, translated as MTTLRPFTCDDLFKFNNVNFDPLTETYGLSFYTQYLAKWPEYFQLAESPSGHIMGYIMGKVEGHLDNWHGHVTALTVSPDYRRLGLAALLMSFLEDISEKKRAYFVDLFVRKSNQVAINMYTNLGYIIYRTILEYYSGDQDEDAYDMRKALSRDVNKKSVIPYTQPIS; from the exons ATGACCACGTTGAGACCCTTCACCTGCGACGACCTCTTCAAGTTCAACAATGTAAACTTTGACCCACTTACGGAGACCTACGGGCTGTCCTTCTACACCCAGTACCTGGCCAAGTGGCCGGAGTACTTCCAGCTGGCGGAGTCCCCCAGCGGTCACATAATGGGCTACATCATGGGCAAGGTGGAGGGCCACCTGGACAACTGGCACGGACACGTGACGGCGCTGACGGTCTCGCCCGACTACCGGCGACTCGGCCTGGCCGCGCTTCTCATGAGCTTCCTGGAGGACATTTCGGAAAAGAAGCGGGCATACTTCGTGGATCTGTTTGTACGGAAGAGCAACCAGGTGGCGATCAACATGTACACCAACCTCGGCTACATCATCTACCGGACCATACTCGAGTACTACTCCGGTGACCAGGATGAGGATGCGTACGACATGAGAAAGGCCTTGTCGAGGGACGTGAACAAGAAGTCGGTCATACCGTACACGCAGCCT atTTCTTAA
- the LOC119550107 gene encoding N-alpha-acetyltransferase 20-like isoform X1 yields the protein MTTLRPFTCDDLFKFNNVNFDPLTETYGLSFYTQYLAKWPEYFQLAESPSGHIMGYIMGKVEGHLDNWHGHVTALTVSPDYRRLGLAALLMSFLEDISEKKRAYFVDLFVRKSNQVAINMYTNLGYIIYRTILEYYSGDQDEDAYDMRKALSRDVNKKSVIPYTQPITMRELRRQMRHDH from the exons ATGACCACGTTGAGACCCTTCACCTGCGACGACCTCTTCAAGTTCAACAATGTAAACTTTGACCCACTTACGGAGACCTACGGGCTGTCCTTCTACACCCAGTACCTGGCCAAGTGGCCGGAGTACTTCCAGCTGGCGGAGTCCCCCAGCGGTCACATAATGGGCTACATCATGGGCAAGGTGGAGGGCCACCTGGACAACTGGCACGGACACGTGACGGCGCTGACGGTCTCGCCCGACTACCGGCGACTCGGCCTGGCCGCGCTTCTCATGAGCTTCCTGGAGGACATTTCGGAAAAGAAGCGGGCATACTTCGTGGATCTGTTTGTACGGAAGAGCAACCAGGTGGCGATCAACATGTACACCAACCTCGGCTACATCATCTACCGGACCATACTCGAGTACTACTCCGGTGACCAGGATGAGGATGCGTACGACATGAGAAAGGCCTTGTCGAGGGACGTGAACAAGAAGTCGGTCATACCGTACACGCAGCCT ATCACCATGCGCGAGCTGCGCAGACAAATGCGACACGATCACTAG